The region TTTGGCACCTCATTCAGGAAGAATTTCATAGTTGCGATTGGCGCGTTCGATTTGTTGCTGGTAACTCAAGATATTTGACACTGAGAATACAACACATTTTCCAAATGAGCTCCTTGTCAGTTTTCATGTATTTATAACATTCTTTCAGTTGAGCGAGTAACTTTAATAGCCAGATTTATGGATTCAACGCCTCTACGAGGTAATCCAAGCTTACAAGCAGCCCTTACAAACGCTTTCTGCTATTTAATTACCAGCATGGATGATAATAATGTACACGTTGCACAACGTGCAACATTATACCTGGGCACAATACATGACACTGCTATAAGGGTAAGTCATCTTACCTTAAATTTTGTTTAAGTATGTTTATACTGAATTGCACAACTTTTAAATGTATGTAATTTACAGTCTCTGATATTTTGTCTCGAGACGCAATTCGATTCGGTTATAGTAGATCGACCCATGGTGCTTCAATCTCTCTATCAATTACATAATAGTCTCAGTGATAGGCGAATTCTCACATGGGAATTCTTCTTAAATCGTTTTGATACGCTATATCTGGAAGCACAAATAAATTTGGAAAAGGCTGGAGATATAGCATATCTTCGTGGTGAGTAACAATATTCTATGATATTGTAAACCAGTGTTGAAACTTAAATGAGGGTTGGATTACAAAGAACGCcttgtattttgtaattataattttatagtgTATGTTTTAAATCTTTTAAAGTGTgtctattttttgttttttgaagaTCTAAGGAATACCGATTTAAATAGTGAAATATTCATCAGAAAGCTACATCGAGCACATGAAGCTCTTTCCCTGTCTGATGGTAGTAGTACAAGCTTGGTGAAAACTCTGAGTGCCAGTTTTGGTACGAAATGGCCATATAAACGTACAATGTCTGCACCAGCTTCCACAATTCCGCGTCAAGATACGAAACAAGGTATGGTAATTATATCAAGCTTATTAGCAATTGCAATCCAATTTACCAATCTTGAATATATTAATCATAAAGTACCGTTTGTATAAAACTTTGAAGGGTAAGTTTCGAGTTAATTTTATATTAGTAAATAACTGTTTTCGTTAGGCAAACTTATATTACAAAAATCACGAgtaggaataaaaaaacatataGTAACTTGAGTTTTGTGCAATCACTTAATTATGTTGAATTAAGATAGTTACGTTCACTCCCAAAACAGCTAAGGATTATTAGAAACCTTCGTCAACTGTAGTACCCTATTATGATCAAGCTAGTGCTATTCCTCTATTTCAGAGATAATTATATACcctataatttttatatttcttgatACAAAATTTCAGGGGTTTATAGATTTGCAAATGGTGCTGTATACGTATTTgtagtttaattttcacttgatATTATACAGAGGAGAGAGCTAGTATTTAAATATGGAAAGGTATTTGGGTTTTAAGTAAACAAAAGAAGTAATGTCGAAAATAGTTGctgggaaaaataattaataagtgtgactttgtttttcttcgcaCCTTACAACACTTCACCCTACTTCACCATCTATGTGTATGTGTCACCTCCccagagaaagagaaagtgTACAGCCGGCAGTACTCGGCGCCTATCTTAAAGCGCAAGAGCTCCAGGTTTGGATTGGGTCAGTTGCTGGGGTCCACCCCACCTAATAACAGTATCCCAGGTAGCGTAGTGTCTGCGTAGGTGTTACTGATATCAATATACAAGCTGGGTGTATGTATGTCCCTCAAAACGTTTGAATTGAGATATTAAAAGGTTTGCAATTCCCACTTATTCGTAGAACATAAACTGCTCGTTTCTGTCGTTTGTTAATAACTGGAAACTGTCAATGCTAGTGAGTTCATACTTGAAGCACAGAATAAGTTTATATAATTTCATCCTATCTCTATTACTTATAGTTACTGGTATGCTGGGAGCGCGTGATAAGCTATTGAGCACAATCAAGTTATAGTTTTTTATTGAACGAAATTAGGTGAAGATGATTTACATATGTCTTTACCTTAAGTTTATTCTTGTTCTCTAAACTTATTATCTGCAGTCACTGCAGTAAATAGTATGTAACTATGAAGAAATCAATGAAGAAATTTactgttttttaaattgtttctcAAAGGTACTGGTGGAAGGTTTTATTGTTGAATAGGTATTTGTCGATGTATTTGAACTCTTAAAATCGTTTTATATTTGTTACTTGTGCAAGCTCCGTGTTATTCTATGTATAATTCGGTTGCAGGATTCTGACCACTCTCGCATTTCTTAGCATATCTCAAGTGAGAGACAGTCAGAATTTGGTAGCTCAGTACTGTGTCTACTGGTATGGGATATTTGTATTTAGTTAATTGCCCTCGAAGTGAATATTTGTATGTGGTTGTGCAACATGTTGGAATACCTTGCATACCTAGCACGTAGATGCAGTAATTGTTTTGAAGACATAAAACGTAATCCCtcattataattaaattgttactatattaatataataatgaggCATAATTGtctaaaattgaataaaaattagaattaGATCTAAAAGATTGATAAACTGTAGATTGCAAGGGCATGTCACCAAATATTTGTCTTAAACTGATACACTTTCTCAATTTTAGTAACAAGTTCGAAGTTTGTGATATTTGTTAACTATTGCATGCCCTGCATGTATTTCAATGGTGTGGATAGCAGTAGAGTTTAATTAGATCTGGATTGAACAAgatgtttaaaaatgtttcattattCACTTGTCAACTTTTTTAATGGGATATTGTTATTCTAATCTTTGTAATGAGTCTGGATTGGATTTAATTTCGGAATGTTTgaagaaatataattttcagatgGTCACATTCATTCTTTGAACGTAGCTGAGGAGGGCGCAAACTTACCTGGATTCATCCATAAGGTCATTGATCTGGAAGAGTCTGACAAAGAAACTATCCACTTACTTGTATTTCTTCTCATGCAGTTCCTCTCCAGAGCTGATCAAGTAATTATCGTTTCTCACAGAGCTTGTCAATCGTTCGAACTCATCTCTAATCCATGAAACATGTCAAGTAAAGTAACATGTAGTGACTGTAATTGACGGAGTATCTGTAAATGAGTCATACcttctgaaaaaataaatcaataaatagtAGCCTGAATACAATATAAAGTTGAATAGTGAATATAACTAACAGATAAAATAAcaaagattttcattttaataacaTAAAGTAATATTACATCAACAGGCATTTCCCACCGATGAAAAACCATTATGTAAAACGCAAGGGATTATATTGCGTCACCTTTACCTTCTTCTTGGATATAATCAATTGGACCGAACATTTCACACCTCTCCGCAACGTCTCAGGTATTCTGTACGACTATAATGACTGATTAATGAATACAACCATAGATGCGTGAATTTGAGTTTCATCATTGGAATTTGTGAAGTGGCCAGTGTATTAGTGATGCACATTTACATACGTTATGCCTAGTTGAATTCGTTATTAATACCTTGTCTTTTTGAACtaatttgataattattttttttacagagtGTCACCAGTATTCAATGTCTTTATTGCAAATCTGCCGCAACTTCTTGATCAAAATCATATTATGGGATGGATAATGGTACCTCCTGTCCTTGCCGTATTGCAGCATTGTCCATGTCCTCCCCAGGGTGTACCTGCTGTTGACCATCAACCTCCAACTTACAGTCTCTGGTATTTGGAACCACATATTAGACGAACATGGTTGATGTCACTTCTGGTTTTATTATACAAGGTATTTATTTGAAAGACTGATCTACATGTActgtaaatacatatattgcaTGGctagtttatttttaaataaaggGGTGGTCCAGTCTTCCTGCATtatgtattaaaatttatgttACTTTCAGTATCAATATGGACAACAACCGTGGTGTAGCCAACTTCAGTCTTTGATCAAAATAGTTTTAAACACTTTGGATACTCAACATCATCAATGCAGGCGAATTCCAGCTACTGTCGTTATGGGAGGACCTCCATCAAGATCGCGAGGTTATTTTGATCTCATCTAATAATTCGATCTTATATATCATGGCTCAACTTAAACACTGAAATCGGAACCGCAACTGAATCTTTGTTCTTCctaattatattaatcataATTCGCAAATAATTGatgtatttaattaattgtaaagaATGTACTGATATTTGATGTAGACGTATCTCAACCTTCTCTTGGAGCAGACCATGACCTAGCAGCTGGATGTACTGCAGAACTTGATGGAGAAAGTCCACCTGGAAGAGTCTCGTCAGCCATTATTTCTGTGCATCAGCGTAGTCCTGGAACAAATCATGCACAATCGCATGCCATGGAAACGCACTGGGAAGAAACAACCCCCAGCCTATATCCAAATAAACACTCCAGGTAGTCACACAGAATTTTGATttgtaaatattcaatttgttTTGCACCAAACGAAAGTGTATGGTACTTTGAACACTGAAACGTTCAAATGACACACTTACGATTCAAAAGCGGTTATTCTACAGCTATTCAATAAACGCTGATGATACGGAGTCAGAACTGGCGGCTATACCAGAGAGCCCAAAATCGGACTGCACTCTTCATGGCAGTAGCAGTGGATCACTTGGTGAAATGGATGAAAGTTCTGGTGTTGTAGGCAGAAATGTAGCTACTACGAGTAAAATGATTGTGTATGCTGCAGATATAGATCATTCTAGTTCTACTGAAAAAAACAAGTTACTAGATGCACAAAGTGTTCATCATAATAAACATGAAGGTCTTGTACATCGGCCAACATGGTTTCTCGGTAGCGAAGATGACGGACTGCAGGTTTGATTTTACTGAATTGAATTGTATTTAGTAGctgattttcttcaaaacCAATGCAATGTTCTTGCGAAtaagaagtttcttctcttcaagCACTGTGTATAAGGAGGACTATAATGTGCAGATGTCGTGTTTACCCTTTTGAAtccttgcttccgatgagaagccacGTAAGACAACcaatgccgtctaatgaatgatatgcggatgtgcaaaTCATTTCTCTACGAgaagaatattgttgaaagaatgtaaattcgaaaaattggtgatttcgaaaaattaacgacggagccaggaatcgaacctggcgtctagagatgcttgactgGAGCTTTACTCCACCAGACCGCCTAGCTGCCCTGACTCTGTGAgtggcttctcatcggaagcaaggaTTCAAAAGGGTAAACACGACATCTGCACATTATAGTCCTCCTTATACACAGTGcttgaagagaagaaacttcttaTTAGCaagaatttacattctttcagCAATATTCTTGCATTCACaatcatatatgtatatgattatAAGTACAATTTAGGATATATTAGTGTATAATCTGTTATAAAAACAGGTAAATAGTGGACTGCCGCATAAGAAGTGGGGCGTACATGAAGGTGTTAAGATGATGGTCACATCTTCATTATTATCTGGGCAACAACATTCGCATAAATCTACACCACCACCGATTTCAGTAGCTAAAGCCACAGTAGTAACACAATCTGGCTCAAACGGCACTGTTGTATCCACCAAGCCAACATTTAGTTCAACTGGACTCGCAAGTGCTATAGCTGTAGCTACTGGAGTACCTAATCTTTGTACAGCTAAAACTCAATCTGTAAATTCGTATAGGTACAGTCACACAGTTTTGTTCTTACTACAATTTGCTGCTCTCCATATTTTCGATGCATACCGAAGCACTTTGCATTTCAATCTGTGAAAAACACAATATATTTGTCGAACCTTATAGACCTGATGTGGTGACCAAAGAAAGAGTATCCACAGTTGTACCAGAGCAGGCAACACATGTCTCACCTATACCAAAACAATTTGGGCGGCAAAAAAACGTTGACCAAAGTACACCCATAACTTCTCCTGTTTCAATATGCCAAACTACGCCAGCTGTCAGTCAGCCACTTGGCAGTGACCAGTCTTGTTCGCCTGTCGTTAGCTCAATGTCATCACAGCTTACCAGCACTGAGAATGGTGAAAATATTGCGCCACGATGGCAAAGTGTTTCTACTCATCAACAGATAGTAACACCAACTATGGAACGATTGCTCCCCATTGGTACTGTTGCACGTATGTCAAATTTTTGAGTTCTACGATCAATATTTGTATTGTGTGACCAGTTATGATTACTGCaaggaaaatatttcaggACAACGTACAACTCACCGTGTATTGATGTGTGAAGAAACGTATGGATCACCGGAATCCCCCTTATCCAAGATGGATATACTGACAGTGGGTAAGTATGACAAAATCTTTCAGACATTGCTTATATTTTAAATCACACTCAAAAATAAAGATTGGTATCTACAATTACTTTAGGATCTTCTTTCGATCAAGACAGTGAAACATGCATTTCGAGTGACGTAACAACACCGCGAAGTATGTCTCAATTGGAATTTCCATTACCAGAACGCCTCTTACCCGTTGGACCACAACGAGACAATATATCTGGCCTTATAGAACGTGTATGGCAAGTTCTTGGTGTGCCAGGAGCGGATGGTATGTTTTGTAATGgtagattttgtaaattgaaatattattacgcACTTGATCAAACTTGCAGATATTTGTCATCAACAAAATGAGAAGACAATacctgagaaaaaaagttctaGTTATGGCCCACATCCAAAGCGAGATAATATTTCTTCAGATAACAGGGTGCGCATAACTGTTATTGATAGATGGatgtatcattttttgttactttaccataacaataaaatatatttactttAAATCCGGAGAATGACTTTCACTTGGAGCTTACTGATTCTTTATGATGGATAAATGTTATTGGCGATTTGCTAAATATGTTGAGTTGATTTATGCTCTTATGATTTTACAGACATCCTCGGCCTCAGTATTAACTCCAGTCGCAACTGAGATCCACTCAAGATCCCCAAGTCCCAGAAAATTAACGAAGCAGGTAGCTTTAGAGTCACCCCCTCCTGTGATCGAAGAATCTTTTTTAAGGTCTTTAGAGCATGaccgtaaaataaaaatggaagaTTTATTGCGTAGTCAACGAGAGAAAATGCGTAAAACACCTTTCAATATGACACAGCATTCAATTGGAAATATCCGACGACCAGAATCTTGGTGAATAGATGTGttttgttgttatttattGGTTCCAACCAATTTCATTTTCTGCACACACACAAAGTAACTGATAAATTTTAGAAGGATCTTTGCAATATCAGTGTAGTGTTCAATTATTCCTCATCAGGCCTGGACCACACGTGCAAGCAAATTTGGATCCAGTGTTACAACAGGCATATCATGCAGATTTTAACTTGAAGCAAAGTCTATTTCGAATCGGAGATGATTGCGTGTATGACAggtaatatacaaattattattaacgaaTAGTTCAAAAATGTGCAAATATATTTACTTTTAATAATTATGATTCTTTGTTTAGATGTTCTGAATGTGGGACAGTAAAAGAAGAGTACAGCGATGAAGAATTAGGTCTATGCATAATTACATTGGGTACCTTTATTCACAGGGAGCCATCATTAGCAGCTCCACTTCTTCCAGAAATTCTAAGCGTTGTCGCTAAGTTAGTTTCATTTCAACCATATGCATGCAAGTCTATACAGGTAGTGATGAATACTTGAGTGggctattttttattttattgcattcattttttcctttattcTAGTTCTCAAACCAAACATAAACCTCATTTAAATACGTGATTGATTCAAATATAACTAGTAAATAATATATCCCTAGGTTGATTcagtttttatttactttttacttTCATATCCAGGATGATGTGATGTATGGTAATATCTATTATAAGTGCTCTGTTGTCTGTGAAGTCCACTTTGAGATTGACACCGTTAGACACGAAGCTACAACCGCAATAAATTATACTAGTTGTATAGGTGTTATACATTAAGTGTATTACTAAAATCGCATTAACATTTTCCAGAGTTGCTTTGAATGCCATGTATCCGTGGCAAAATGAGACAAACATGCATTTACCTGGAGGAGCAGTGAGCGTAGCGCATCAATTTCTGAGATGTGTTTTGCACCAGTTAGCTCCAAATGGTGTGTTTGTACAGATGTTTCAGACACATACTAATGGTGAGACTATACCTAAGTGAAGAACAATTGTGAATTTAGCATCAAAAGTAACACATTTCTAATTCTAAATACCTATCTTAGAGGCAACGAGAATGCAGTTCTTCAAAAGTGTAACGCAAGCCTTAGTAGATTTCAACGAATTGAACCCAATTGCTCCACTACAGCTGTTATTAGAGGTATCATGTTCTTATTTTGATTTATCGTCaacttaaaaatttaataagaCACAGCAATTTATCCTATTTCTAACGTCAGTTTTGATAAAGTTTATCTGAAGCTGTCGTTATAGAATGTCTCCAGTAAATGCATTTTGAAAGATACAGTGTGAGAGTCACCATTGAGATTTCATTGCTTTCAGAGTTTAAATACAAAGAAAACACTTCCCTTGGAGCGACTCCCAACAATCCTGCACAACGTTGCTTGCTATCTCGATTGTTTACCATTAGAAGCAGGCTTAGGACCTGGGGCTGCCACTTGGGGTGGCTTGTTATCACAAATTGATGGGCTATTCCGAAGACTAGTGTTGCTACTTAATTCTATCGAAGATATAACTCCTCTACTCAGAATAATGGTTTCAGTATTGAAAGTTCCTGGTATACCGCAGTTTAAGGTGTTGTAACATGATTTTAATCAATACTTTTTTGATTAATCACCCcttgatcgttttttttttttgtaatgtaTTGTAATCCACAGGATTCTCCATTCGTTATtccgttaataaaatataatcatgTGAAAAGTGATTCTAATTTTAgctaatataattaataactaAGTTTTTCAGGGAATGCTTGACCCGTTTTCAAAAGTTCTCAGCTACGCCATACAGAATTCAATATTAAAGTACAATTATCTGACTGATTTATGCTACCTGTGTCATCGTGGATTCACGCGAGACCGAGACAAGCATTTTTTAAGTCGAACTGTCGTTTTTGAATTGGTTCAGGCAATCAAATTCAAGAGtacgattccagactcaaacTTTTTACTGTTGATTCACTTCATTCTCCAGGTACGCTCAGCATCGCCAGAgttaatcattttattttttgattcaatTCGTATCCAGCgattgcataatttttttcctttcaaagAAATCTTGTTATCCTATAATGTGTCCTATTACAGGATGTGGGAGGTATGTTACCTATGAACGTTGCAATGGAAGATGTTCAAGCAGATGTATCGCCTATTTATAATACAAACTCATCTGAATCCTTGCGGAACCAACTATCAGATGTTCTAGATTTTTTAGCCGACTTTCATACTCTGAGTAAAGTAAaggtataaattttaaaatattgtctaTTAGAATAATTTTGACATTGTAACAGATAACtccaagactgtttttactaCCAGACAGAGGAGATTTTGCTTTACGttttattataaatgaaataacaaGTTTTATTCTTAGGATATTCAATATTCTAATGTCAACAATAATTATTGCtagaatattattaaaaaaaatttccacaatAATATATTCCTGgagttgtaatatttttttcagtattttaaTGTTCTCTCAATCAACCATTAATCGTATATTATGCCTGCTACAATTTTTTAGAGTTACAGCAAAGGCCTTCAAGCCGGATTAAATGAAGACACTTTAGGAGGGATGCTAAAATGCGGCTTGGCACAATACTTAGCTTTAGAAATAACCAGAGGGAATAGTCGCGATAACAGAGCAGTAGCAAGATATTTACCTTGGCTTTATAGTCCACCATCAACTCTACAACAGGGGTAATCATCATCCTTATACATTTATTCagtgtaatatatttttcacctaaATTCGATGtggctgaatttttttaaacatcttAAGTATCAATGCCTTACTTGTATGTCCTATTCTAGATCACGTGAGTTCGTTGATTGCATAGGTCATGTACGTCTTCTGTCCTGGCTGCTATTAGGATCATTGACCCACACTGCCCTTCATGGAAACAGTAATACATGGTCCGGCAATCCACATATACATGGGCCACCGACTCCATTTGCACAACCTATACCTCAAGAAGTTTCTTGTCATATTGCAGACCACATTCAAGTTATACTGTCTGGTTTTCCCGAGCAGTCAAAAACTTCAGTACTACACATGTCTTCCctttttcatacttttattTTGTGCCAGGTAAGTTATGTCACCCAACAGCTGTTCCACAGAATTTAtatgattatacatattaaCGCTGTGCTACAAATTTATCATGTTTAGCTCTGGACTGTCTATTTAGAAGAAGTTTCTAAGCGTAATTTGACCACTAGCGAAACCCATAGTGTAACAATGAGTATACTACTTGATTTTTGGGGTAAAGTTACACCCTGTGTCCTCCAACTTGTGACGCATTCTAAAGTGGTAGGTATCGCAACAACAGAGAACTTAGGAAATCAAGCATATATCAAAAGAAGTACTCTCATATAATTAACCGATAAAATATAACTTATTACAGCTGGCAGAGATGGTGAACTTACATTTTTTAAGTTTATTGGAAGCACTGTTGGAGTGTCAATCCACTTTACTTAGCAAGCTACTACCTGTCTGGAGTCCGATTTTATTTGCCCATCATATTCAGGTAAAAACATACGAAAATTCTACCCAATTGCCCATTTTAAGAAGTTTAATCGAAAGACATTTCACAATCCTGAATTTAATTAGATGAATTTCTTGTCATTGCTATATATCGTGTTTTGattcatttcttttaaccTTCTAGTTGCCAGGCCAATTACAAATGCGTCTTCAGAATTGTCGGAACTTTCCCCCCACAAAACCAACTGAATATTTGGGAAAAGCTGACAGTCCCAGTGTAGAACAACGTGATTCCAATCCGGTGTTGATGCGATGGCTTCATCGCTTACAATTTAAAATGGGGCAAATTGAGTTACAATCTTCGACAGCTACTCAATTTTACTctatctgaaaaaataaagtcaaTAAGTGTTCCTTTGCTGGTTTCTTGATGTTGAAACTGTTTGTTTAACTCCTGCTAGTTGGAACATACCTGTTTTTTCGTGATagtatcaattaattaaatacgCAGAATTATGGTTCTATTCAGCACTGTTTTTgagattatatgtatataatgatTGTTAAATAATTGTTGAGTAATTCCTGTTCGAGTAGACAATAGAGAATTCAGTTTAGGTATTACTATTTGTTCGGTGTCTCGCATGGTTTTCAGAGTCTATTATAACGAGAGCACATTGTGCAGCGGATGTTTCATGCTCAAATCGAGGCTACTGAGGATTAAGACAAGATATAGAGTCACCTTGGGTAGGTTGGAAGGTTCGTTTCATGAGATCCTTTCAGCATAATTATTATCTATTTATAGTGAGGCTTGCCAGACGTCCCGCAATTCGTGAGACAGTCCGGTGATGAAACAGTGTACTACGTCATGCACActatttaaatttcaatcaaatatgTTATGAAAAGGGTACTTGTTTTATAGCTCCTCGCTCTAATCTTTTATAACCTTAAGTTTAAATAAACATGGTTTCATGCAGATGGACTGAGTGCGCCCAATAACTTTTATAACCCAACAATCCTAATTTGTAACATATAAATATGTTTGTATTCTTCAGTCCGTAACAGGTACATTGATTATGAGATAGAAAGTTTTACCAGATTTTGATCACGTGAAATAACATAGGTGAGTAGGtcccttttccttttttttaggATGCTTGTTGAAACATGTAGGCCTTGTCATATAAATGTTGGCACTAGAAAAAGAGAGGTCATAAGAAATTAAGGCAATGATAAAATCTGGGGAATAGGCAGTATATTCAGATAAAACGTGATATCTCTGAAAGGaccatttaaaaaatgtgTTGCTGGTTGACACAATAACGGTATTAATCAGCTGCACCGTTGATGCAGCAGCTGGTTTCAAAAGTATGGTTTGTAGCAAAAAGGAATCCTCTTTGGTTTGTAGATCGAAGATCCATAAAGGGTGTGAACATAACTTGATCGATACAATATAagatttatacaattttaaaagaagGTTTCAACTACGCAGAAATACATGCACCCTCAGTCACTATCGAAAATGTAATGTCactaattttccaaaaaaaaaaaatacacctgcgAAAGGGGTACTCGGGAACGATTTTGTAATTTCACTTTTGACATTTTCCACCATCCAAAAATTCTAATTGGTTTGCAAAATTTAGTCAAACAATCAGAATGCTTGGATGGTGGGAAATTTTAGAAATGAAATTACAGAATCGATCCCCTGATCTCCTGTCTACAAGCTTTTTGAAAGACTCTACCGGTGCAAGAGAGACAGCACTTCACCTCCAAGTTATCTCTCTCCCCGGAACACCGATCAGCCATGCATGGCAGTGAGTGTCCAGTATTACCATATTTCATTGTGCCCAGTCCGCACTGATCTCTCTTTACCTATATAAGAGATCAGTGATTTTCTCACGTTAGGGCCAGTCACTGTCACGTAAATTGTATAACAATAATCGAAGTCTCATTTTGCTTCGGAACAAAAATAGGTAGCTGGAAGTGCGTAGCATAAATGAATATCGTTACACTTGTGGTTGACTGAAGACTATACTCAGTCAACGCACTtttgtacatacgtacgtactaGAGGCGCATGATATTTCGGTATCTCCTTCCTCGAAATGTGTCGGTATGGGAACCTTCTGTTAAATACCGATACCGAAATATCGAAACTTCGGTAAATACCGAATTACCGAAATAGCTCATAATCTAAATACTATTTAGATTATTGGTCTTTACTACAGTTCAATACAGACTTTCCTCGCTCTTTTTCCGACGATATTTGTAGATTAAAGTCTATCGAAATTTTGGTTAATCGAAACTACCGAATACGAAACCCTACCGAAAATTGGTATCTAATTTCCAATACCGCACACTCCTAGTACATAATATGCCACGCGGCATTCAGCAACCATATCCATAGGTGCTTATGGTTCATTGTCAGCGGTGCTCCGCAACCACTCTCCTAATATATCAGTGCTCTCCTAGCTATAACCCAACAGCCCATATGCATAAGCCCGTTGCGAGCCGCGGGAAGCGATGT is a window of Neodiprion pinetum isolate iyNeoPine1 chromosome 4, iyNeoPine1.2, whole genome shotgun sequence DNA encoding:
- the unc79 gene encoding protein unc-79 homolog isoform X9; amino-acid sequence: MGTKFAAYTLKLSSLHDYHQRLLHAIQPTPSGFDMTNTIKYFSQTLLSLLKDVPDSPLEMIKSQEFDSQRMALYPNLDYKQLYNAVMQLMDVVPLVHIGLQSFGQAILQCLCCLLPFLEHDLVDNLPYLTASAISVLPVELHQEIVNYLCFYILPFTITRKIEDGTENYASQSVSAVIMTVFQYSNNPAHHCQLLECLMALKPGVVKDILCVIAYGTAPARASAAKLLFYYWPTFNANLFDRRAVLMKFTNDLTPFVCQRDMCPNAGNAEAGKVCYDHYISITFATDSPPPLYLCIECANEIHREHPNQMFYDILHPMQQVSMVCENKNCRATDKAAISVCFSTECASYNGNHPIRYCQQCHNIRHNNRRGGDHVFHTALPHISHMDSQMQTYMVQAIVSLLKEAEPLSMDSNKDSLEINTNKGGTGFSGTGIGQGGQGADPASLEERQLLGRYGVWLLVGLCTPNQDTPVQILGRLLSMLFHWFHVTAYSFDGTKKSLMHLIFSVGQAESTLEKLKTDYVCGWLSEIAKTHYEVFISCLLPHPTDYVRVGGHWETLASRTSHLKDGLNRLFCLVPYEVITPEIWDYVMPHWMEAMVNDVPEKELNELKIILCKILDPDMSPLGFDAKKMYNFVAKRFVNTTAKVQEQALNWLQILTMLEIMIPLTQLFSMFGDGVQVMKATIQSDTDKSAESSKPCDVTYNRSTISPVVEDDSGNTTPLSDDIIPIPRHMEFTTDTELNLSCCILMLDVLLKQMELQDIDKHTGINTWVCRDACGLMKSMVAATWSGSHSCLTDNECTYCESRVIWHQLCLQLVTYMAPENPAYPPDAVIDEAAEDHGRKSPPESDKKSDSKPDVVITMPVPELHSVGGVLVHMPHVCSFFEQIMTATVETVSEQLDLTAIIPAERVMSAVARAVTLSETDVATATVSIAKPQIVGENDQPVMTSPDNELDDFWHTSVGKFRFTIEDLPEQLQYIHKLLKELIAIDKPDILYYMLQCLNIMVLHGDAFNTAVKDHQGFFIWCQENLLIKTLWELCNAEHSHIAQVTVPLLLHCITLPCGADTFWHLIQEEFHSCDWRVRFVAVERVTLIARFMDSTPLRGNPSLQAALTNAFCYLITSMDDNNVHVAQRATLYLGTIHDTAIRSLIFCLETQFDSVIVDRPMVLQSLYQLHNSLSDRRILTWEFFLNRFDTLYLEAQINLEKAGDIAYLRDLRNTDLNSEIFIRKLHRAHEALSLSDGSSTSLVKTLSASFGTKWPYKRTMSAPASTIPRQDTKQDGHIHSLNVAEEGANLPGFIHKVIDLEESDKETIHLLVFLLMQFLSRADQAFPTDEKPLCKTQGIILRHLYLLLGYNQLDRTFHTSPQRLRVSPVFNVFIANLPQLLDQNHIMGWIMVPPVLAVLQHCPCPPQGVPAVDHQPPTYSLWYLEPHIRRTWLMSLLVLLYKYQYGQQPWCSQLQSLIKIVLNTLDTQHHQCRRIPATVVMGGPPSRSRDVSQPSLGADHDLAAGCTAELDGESPPGRVSSAIISVHQRSPGTNHAQSHAMETHWEETTPSLYPNKHSSYSINADDTESELAAIPESPKSDCTLHGSSSGSLGEMDESSGVVGRNVATTSKMIVYAADIDHSSSTEKNKLLDAQSVHHNKHEGLVHRPTWFLGSEDDGLQVNSGLPHKKWGVHEGVKMMVTSSLLSGQQHSHKSTPPPISVAKATVVTQSGSNGTVVSTKPTFSSTGLASAIAVATGVPNLCTAKTQSVNSYRPDVVTKERVSTVVPEQATHVSPIPKQFGRQKNVDQSTPITSPVSICQTTPAVSQPLGSDQSCSPVVSSMSSQLTSTENGENIAPRWQSVSTHQQIVTPTMERLLPIGTVARQRTTHRVLMCEETYGSPESPLSKMDILTVGSSFDQDSETCISSDVTTPRSMSQLEFPLPERLLPVGPQRDNISGLIERVWQVLGVPGADDICHQQNEKTIPEKKSSSYGPHPKRDNISSDNRTSSASVLTPVATEIHSRSPSPRKLTKQVALESPPPVIEESFLRSLEHDRKIKMEDLLRSQREKMRKTPFNMTQHSIGNIRRPESWPGPHVQANLDPVLQQAYHADFNLKQSLFRIGDDCVYDRCSECGTVKEEYSDEELGLCIITLGTFIHREPSLAAPLLPEILSVVAKVALNAMYPWQNETNMHLPGGAVSVAHQFLRCVLHQLAPNGVFVQMFQTHTNEATRMQFFKSVTQALVDFNELNPIAPLQLLLESLNTKKTLPLERLPTILHNVACYLDCLPLEAGLGPGAATWGGLLSQIDGLFRRLVLLLNSIEDITPLLRIMVSVLKVPGIPQFKGMLDPFSKVLSYAIQNSILKYNYLTDLCYLCHRGFTRDRDKHFLSRTVVFELVQAIKFKSTIPDSNFLLLIHFILQDVGGMLPMNVAMEDVQADVSPIYNTNSSESLRNQLSDVLDFLADFHTLSKVKSYSKGLQAGLNEDTLGGMLKCGLAQYLALEITRGNSRDNRAVARYLPWLYSPPSTLQQGSREFVDCIGHVRLLSWLLLGSLTHTALHGNSNTWSGNPHIHGPPTPFAQPIPQEVSCHIADHIQVILSGFPEQSKTSVLHMSSLFHTFILCQLWTVYLEEVSKRNLTTSETHSVTMSILLDFWGKVTPCVLQLVTHSKVLAEMVNLHFLSLLEALLECQSTLLSKLLPVWSPILFAHHIQLPGQLQMRLQNCRNFPPTKPTEYLGKADSPSVEQRDSNPVLMRWLHRLQFKMGQIELQSSTATQFYSI